In Actinomadura luteofluorescens, the sequence GGTCAGCAGCGTGCGGCGCGTGACGCCGATGCGGCGGGGCAGGTCGGTGCGGTCGTGCTCGCGGAACACCGCCGCGACGGCGTCCCGGTCACCGGGCGCGATCTTCCGGATCATGACCGCCCGGTGGGTCGGGGGCGGGGCCTGGGGAAGCATGCTCGTCCTCCTTGACATCGGGATCGGCGGGCCCGGGTCACCGGCGCCCGGTCACGCGGCCTCCACGGGGCGGCATTCCAGAACGGTCCAGTGCCCCTCCCTGGGGCGGCCGACCAGCGCGAAACCGCACCGCGCGAGCAGCCGCCGCCACTCCCCCGGCGTCCGCTCCCGGCCGCCGAACAGCACGAGCATGTCGAGGTCGAGGAACTTGGCGTGGTCCCAACGGTTCCCCTCCGCCACCACGTGCTCGACGATGAACAGCCGCGCGTCGCGACGCTCTCCGATCGCCTCGCGGACGGCGGTCAGCAGCTCGGCGGCCCGCTCGTCCGGCCAGTTGTGCAGGACGGCCTTGAGCACGTAGGCGTCGCAGTCGTCCGGCAGCGGATCGTTGAAGAAGTCGCCGGCGACGCGGGTGACGCGCTCGGCGACCCCCTCGGCGTCGAGCACCTCAGCCGCGGCCTTGACGGCGGACGGCCGTTCGAACAGCACGCCCGCCGCGTGCGGGGCGCGCCGCAGCGCCGCCGCGAGGAAGTGGCCCTGCCCGCCGCCGATGTCGGCGATCCGGCCGAAGCGCTCGGGCCCGACGACGTCCAGGTGCCGTTCGGTCTCCCAGCGGCCCAGCGTGGTCATGGTGTGGTCGAAGCGGTCGCCGTCCTCAGGGTTCTCCTCGAAGTAGCGCCAGATGTCGGTGCCCAGCGTCGGGACCGTCGCCGGCTCGCCGGTACGGATGCTGTGCGCCAGCGCGCCGAACGGCTTCGTCACGAACGGCCGTGCGCTGTGCAGGACCAGAGGCAGCAGGCTGTAGGGGTCGTCGGCGCGGAGGGCGTCGCCCACCGGGGTGCCGGCGAACCGCCCGTCCGGCCGCTCCTCCAGAATCCCGACGGAGGCGGCGCAGCGCAGCAGTCGGTAGAGCGCGTCCGGCACGGCGCCGGTGGCCTCGGCCAGCTCGGTGACGGAGCGCGGCCCGGACGCGGTCAGATCCGCCACGCCCAGTTCGGCCAGGGTGCTCACCACCGCGGCCAGCCGCATCCCGCACGTCAGGTACAGCAGGCGCCGCGCGTGGAGGTCGCCGGGCCCGTACCCGTCGGGGCCGTCATCGCCGGAGGCCTTGCGCGCGCGTTCCTCCAGGACCGCCTTGATGTGCGCCATCTGCTCGACGGTGCCGCGGTTGATGCGGTCGCGCATCGCGTCCTCGGCGATCGGAGAGTCCGGCTTCATCGCGAACTCCTGCGTCCACCGCATCAGCACGCCCG encodes:
- a CDS encoding methyltransferase; this encodes MTARTDNQILVDAPMELVWEHTNDVAGWPDLFTEYAAVEIVERDGPSVVFRLTTHPDEQGNVWSWVSRRVPDPETRTVRAHRVETGPFAFMNICWEYREQAAGVLMRWTQEFAMKPDSPIAEDAMRDRINRGTVEQMAHIKAVLEERARKASGDDGPDGYGPGDLHARRLLYLTCGMRLAAVVSTLAELGVADLTASGPRSVTELAEATGAVPDALYRLLRCAASVGILEERPDGRFAGTPVGDALRADDPYSLLPLVLHSARPFVTKPFGALAHSIRTGEPATVPTLGTDIWRYFEENPEDGDRFDHTMTTLGRWETERHLDVVGPERFGRIADIGGGQGHFLAAALRRAPHAAGVLFERPSAVKAAAEVLDAEGVAERVTRVAGDFFNDPLPDDCDAYVLKAVLHNWPDERAAELLTAVREAIGERRDARLFIVEHVVAEGNRWDHAKFLDLDMLVLFGGRERTPGEWRRLLARCGFALVGRPREGHWTVLECRPVEAA